One window from the genome of Hippocampus zosterae strain Florida chromosome 7, ASM2543408v3, whole genome shotgun sequence encodes:
- the sncgb gene encoding synuclein, gamma b (breast cancer-specific protein 1) isoform X2: MDALMKGFSMAKEGVVAAAEKTKAGMEEAAAKTKEGVMYVGNKTKEGVVSSVNTVANRTVDQANIVADTAISGANEVSQAATEGVENVAASTGLLNQGDYGGMEQGGEGGEGY; encoded by the exons ATGGATGCACTCATGAAGGGCTTCTCCATGGCCAAGGAGGGGGTAGTGGCGGCCGCGGAGAAGACCAAAGCCGGCATGGAGGAGGCTGCAGCCAAGACCAAGGAAGGCGTCATGTATGTCG GTAACAAGACAAAGGAAGGCGTTGTATCGTCAGTAAACACCG TGGCCAACCGGACCGTGGACCAGGCCAACATCGTGGCGGACACGGCCATCAGCGGCGCCAACGAGGTGTCGCAGGCCGCCACGGAGGGAGTGGAGAACGTCGCCGCGTCCACCGGGCTCCTGAACCAG GGAGACTACGGTGGGATGGAGCAAGGCGGTGAAGGGGGAGAG GGCTATTAG
- the sncgb gene encoding synuclein, gamma b (breast cancer-specific protein 1) isoform X1: MDALMKGFSMAKEGVVAAAEKTKAGMEEAAAKTKEGVMYVGNKTKEGVVSSVNTVANRTVDQANIVADTAISGANEVSQAATEGVENVAASTGLLNQEESVNQGDYGGMEQGGEGGEGY; this comes from the exons ATGGATGCACTCATGAAGGGCTTCTCCATGGCCAAGGAGGGGGTAGTGGCGGCCGCGGAGAAGACCAAAGCCGGCATGGAGGAGGCTGCAGCCAAGACCAAGGAAGGCGTCATGTATGTCG GTAACAAGACAAAGGAAGGCGTTGTATCGTCAGTAAACACCG TGGCCAACCGGACCGTGGACCAGGCCAACATCGTGGCGGACACGGCCATCAGCGGCGCCAACGAGGTGTCGCAGGCCGCCACGGAGGGAGTGGAGAACGTCGCCGCGTCCACCGGGCTCCTGAACCAG GAGGAGTCCGTAAACCAG GGAGACTACGGTGGGATGGAGCAAGGCGGTGAAGGGGGAGAG GGCTATTAG